The Liolophura sinensis isolate JHLJ2023 chromosome 6, CUHK_Ljap_v2, whole genome shotgun sequence genomic sequence TGTAATTATCTCTTTTGGGGCACGACTTGGGTGCAGCGATTTGTGTCAGTTGGAAACACGACGTTTTGGGATTATCGCCAATGTTTGATGGAAAATACCAATAGGTCAATTTGAGATTATCTAAATCCAAATGTATCCGCTTGAGGATTACCTAGGCCTGTACGTATTTAGcccagtacatacatgtgtggggCTTATGTAAACCCTCTAAATCAGACGGAGTATAAAAGGCGTGTGCTGTCGATTAGAAGACAAACCGCTATACCTCATACCATAAACCAACAAGGACACATATTACTCCAGTCCGCATAGTTCAATTATAAGAAAGAACATCAAGTGGTTTGAGTGGTTTAAGCAGTGCGCATACCGATCTACGGGGTGCCCAATGGAATCCGAAAGTCCTCTTCTTAACTTTCGCAGAAAAAAGAGTTTCAGTCAATCCTCTGGATTCCCAAACTATGCTGTCCGACTTTTGGAGAAACGGGGACACACTGGATTCCATAAGCGTCTGCTCGACGACATCCTGCAGTAGTGGCTACCTTAGTGACACAAGCACTTCTTTTGATGACGCAGAAGACTGGGAAACCGAGATGCACTCGAAAGTCGCCAAGGCTGTCCGCGATCTGGAAATCAAGTCATGGCGACGGCGGGTGGCCAATAAAAAACGAATGGAAAGACGCGGATCTTTGAAAAGGACCATCTCTACCCTTCAATAGTTATTACTGAGTATACAGAAGAGGAGGCGAAGGAAGCAGACCCTGAGCAATGGATAGAATGGGGAGAGCTAGGCCTTCTCCAGAATGGACTTGAAGTTAAGACCAACAGTCAAACAATCAGATCGGTGTCCGGTACAGACTGCAAACACGTTGAGAATACATCTTTCCAAAGCGCCCCAAGTACAGAGTCAAATGAAGAATTTCACAGTTTAAAGAACAAGGGAAAAGGTATAATTACACACCAATCTAGAACACACGTGgaagaaaatacagaaatattgtCCTTGAGCCTAAGCAATATCGTGATCTTGAAACGGATCAGGGAAGGAGTAAATCAAAGTTACCAGCAAAAGAGTACGATGACTTCGTACAGGCAAACAGTAATGGCCAATCTGAGCGTGACTGTAgcaaacaaatgtgttcaggTTTGGCGCCGTTGAACTGGCTGAGTCCACGTACAGAAAGACAGGCACACAACAACAACCATTCCGCTGCAGATGACTTAGACAACATATTTGATGAGTTGAGACATTTCCCCGACGGCGACAAGGACTTCGATTGTGACAGAATACAGAGAACGAGTACACCTGAGTGCAAGCGACAGAGCCCATACCAAGAGGAAACACTCGCGTCCGACCTCGCGGCCGCTTTCGAGGAACTCTTGCAGATAGATAAAAAGTATCACCGTAAAGAGCATTCAAAACGCTATGTAAGCTCTTCCTCACCAGAAGATAAAGTTGAAGGAAATGTTAAAGCCTCAGTCCAAAGATTTGAAGACATTTTGGCCAAAACAGTTTCGCAAAGTCACAGATGGCGTGGAGAGTAAGTGATGAACGCTGCTAGTTTGATTAGTTTTACTTATTTCAATGATAGGGGTATTTCTCGGTCCGAGATatgaaaatttgtaaattaacaattttgtaaattatgttATTTTAATTTCGGTTACTTGACACTGGTGCCATCATGTGATATGCTCTTCAAGTATTTCACGAAGTTTGATACAGGTATCTAAGTCAAGATAACATATGAGCCTATTGTCATGGCAACGTtcataattacaatatttcatgtttGCTTTTTAGGGGTTATCAGAGGTCTGAAGTAAGACTAACCGCGGAAACAGGTCACCTTGTATGGAAGAAACCAAGAGGCACTCTGGAGCTGGTCATCGGGGAGGGAGACAAAACCAAGGCCTTCAGGTAAGCAAACAGTTCCAGATATACCATTCATCTGTGTCCCTACGGTTGGTTTATAGTTATTctttgttttgatgtttatagCCGGATTATGTGTAAAATAATCTACCGCTCTCCCATGCAGCTATCTGTCTTAAAGCCGCAGATGAACTTTTCAAATGACAATGGCGTTGAACATTATACGTTGCACATTGAACAATTAACGTCTCACTGATTGAAGTGCTTCAATACCTGTCTgcataaagttttaaataattCCCGTCAGGTCCCATAATTTCAAGCTCCTCATTCGCTGGCTTAATGCCGGTGAGGGTCCTAGCTGTGAAGTGCATGATTAAACATGATTAAATAGAGGACAATATGCTTTAAGCCTAAGGCGTATAAGTTTCATGGCGTGAAATGCGCATGTCAAGTAGGTGCACAGGCAATGATATTGTAGCCATCTAGCTAAGACACTTGTCTTCCCTATGTAATAACGACGGCCGTGCCAGAAGAATGCTGGTATGAATTAACATGAACtttgaatttttcaacagatgttACCTTGACCCACAGAATTCAGGTGTGAAACTCAGTCACCTTAACAATGATGGGCTACTGGAAATGGTACTGGATGGCACAGAAAGTCCCAGATGTTCCCGCAGTGAGCGCCGAGTCACCAATCAAATAGGGCTGAAGGAAAACTACTTCCGGTTTGAGTCGTATGAAGGACACGTGAGACTACTGTTGGACCCACTTCTGGACTCAAAATGGGACTTCTTCAAAATGAATTATGTCATACTgtgattttttctgtttaatttgaAATCTCAAAGATTTATTATCACTACAATGATGTGTGTATATTGACGTATCATTTTAAGGAGGAGGCATTCAACTCAATCTAGTTGGTTTTTGGTGGTACCACAACAGGTAATAGATCGATTGCAAAATGACACCATCATTGGTGTGCGCTATGCATTGTGGGATTCTACACGGGTTTGATTACAATACCAGAGTGCTTTATCCAAAATATGCTTTATACAAGTCATTTTGTATATCAAACCAGAGTTTCAACCAGAGTAAATTCGCAGTAGAGACATCCCGCAAAAAGTCGAAAATTTCGTATAAGCTTGTGTTCGTTGGGAGGATAGTGCCATGCTAAATGATAGGACGTAAACAATTTAAATGACCAACGAGCAGACATTGACTATTTTCACTTAAAAATGTAATTACCGGACCAAATTTGTTCCATTGGTCCCGGAGTATTGCAGGCACCTGTTCTCGTTTTGACACCTACTTTTTGAAGTTTTGCACATTACGCCAAGGGTGAATTTATAACAGTCGTTACTCAAGTTTTCTTTGCTTGAGACTTCAATTCAAAACAACTACTATTCGCTATCCAGATTGGAACGGTTTTGGCAAACAAAGTGAAaggaaacatgaaaatgtactgtaaaacgaagagtatggttttaagaaTATGCCAAAAATATTCCTTAATAATCCCTCTATTTTATGACGGAAATTTAGTCAACATCCTAAACCCGTCTTACGAAAtgaaaaccaagcgtttcatgtatcctttaacgaAGTTAACCACTTGTTCTGTGTCATATGAAATTGGAGTTATTAAGTTAGATCACATGAAATCCTGCTATACACTGCAAGTTCATAGGCGTCAATATGGTACAGGTTATAATTACATGGACCAAACAAAATTCTTAAGTCagttttcgtaacttttctgtCACGTCACAACGACTTAGTGTAAGTTACAGTAAGTGTTTTTGAATAGGACTCCTGGATGGCGTAGATTTATAATCAATGTTTGAGCGAAGCAGTCATTTTTAGGTGTTATGAAGGCGCCAGGCTTATCCCTGAATGTCTTTGTAGCTCGTTAAATCCATAATTAAAACAGGTCAACCCATGATCTACCGCAACACAGCTCACTCAACGGGCTATGGCAGAATCCATACCTTTTTTATCATATTGTGATAATTTCACCCCTTTAGATAACATCAGACATTAATATCTAGTTTTGTCAGTCTTGACTCCATAACTGTCTACATCAATGTTTTTATTAGCGAAGAATAAAATTAAAGGATTCCATATCAATCCATAAGAAACATTTGTAATGGTGCAATAGGAACATCgtttataaaacttttaaatgGGTCATTTGTAAAAGAACatgtttgtacctgtaaataCGCAATATCATACAAGAACAATGTTACATATGCTAATTTTCCACTTGATCTCTATCGCCATTgggaaacaaaacagaaacaaaattaagACCATGACATtgtcatatatttgttttatattttattattatttaccatGACCATTCTAATAACCTTAACCATTCACCAACTTGACAGCCTTGCCTTGGCATGAAACATCCACCAAGATTAGGTCATGAAATCCCCCATTAGTTATCATCAAATTTCATTAGTTACATTTATTAAACCATTTAGTTCACCACAATTGTATTAAAGAACTAGTAGCCCCAAGTTGGATATCTGATCCTGGATATGTTTGTATTAGGAGATCCtgttgacaacattttcatgattttacaATAAACTTCTGAAACCACTGTCAAGCCTTCCTTTAATCATTTATCCGCAATACAAATGCAAATCAGAATAAATAGTTTATAAACATTACCTTATcaatatttattactttttctccttttttatgaatatgtacatgtattcacattttGCCCACATTGTAAATAAGTCATTCAAGCTGACAACCCTCTGCAGTTTCATTCAAAAAACTCAAATCATACTGCAGATGcacaaaatgtgtcaaaatgttcTCTTATACAAACGCTTGGAGAACTACGTATAGGTTTGTTTTTTACTATGCAATAGTTGAATTCTCCCAAGGAATTGTTCTAAGCTTCTCTTAAACCACTGTAGCATATAACAGACCAGTTTCCATTGGTCATCCATTTTGGGTCCTGACTTTCAACCTCTTTGGCCTGTTCAGGCTTTAGGCCAACCACAACGTCTGCCTTCAATGCCCTTAATGAGCACAAGGGGGCAGGGTGGAAACCCCTGAGTGCTGTGTCAAAAGGGGTCGCCGGATCCCAGTTAAGATCGCCAACCAATTTACGATAGTTCAAGTCTCCCTTCAGAAGAATTGCGTCGGCCTGTGCCAGATCCTTGTACAAATCAGCTGATCTCATCCTCATTTCTGAGTAATCAAATGGCAGACACCAGAAATCATGAACTTTATACACCCAGGTTTTGTCTGTCAGGTACTTCCTCCATTTGCGACCAAACTCGGACATGGTTGCATTGTTGCTGGCGTGGAACTGTTCCACAGTCCACTCCCAGTCATCTGTTGTTACATCGGAGACAAACCATGGCATTGTCTTGCCATGGAAGTGAACCGTGTTCACCAGACCCATGGCAATGAGGACCTCAGCCAGACAGAGGTCAGTAACAAGTTCAAACCCAGCATTGTCCAGCACAATGTCCAGTCTTACTTTCCCTGGATTAGCTTTCTGTGCAGTGGTCAGTTTCTCCCAAAGTTTCTCTGTATCGTCACGTAAGATGTGGGGTTTTAGCATTGCCAGCTGCTGTATTGGGCTGGTCTTCTGAAAGTTCTCTGACCCAGCCGAGATGGACAGGTCACATTTATTTCCCCAAAGACACACCTGTGGATGTTgtgcaatttaaaaaaatgaactggttatcaatttatttatttatctgatttggaTTTTACACCGTATCAAGAataatttcactcatacaatgatATCAGGTTTATCTTATGTAGGTTGTTATGAAGGTACACTTCAGAATTTTATAAAAATTGCATTTGAAAACACACCTTACAGGcataaaatatattatgttcAAAAATACAAGGCAAGACTTCACGTTCTCCCTGTTTCTGTGAGACGTGTTCATTTTTGGTGTAGACATCTTTAAAATATGGACATATTTAATTTGAATACAGCCATTAACCAACTTTG encodes the following:
- the LOC135468963 gene encoding uncharacterized protein LOC135468963, coding for MCSGLAPLNWLSPRTERQAHNNNHSAADDLDNIFDELRHFPDGDKDFDCDRIQRTSTPECKRQSPYQEETLASDLAAAFEELLQIDKKYHRKEHSKRYVSSSSPEDKVEGNVKASVQRFEDILAKTVSQSHRWRGEGYQRSEVRLTAETGHLVWKKPRGTLELVIGEGDKTKAFRCYLDPQNSGVKLSHLNNDGLLEMVLDGTESPRCSRSERRVTNQIGLKENYFRFESYEGHVRLLLDPLLDSKWDFFKMNYVIL
- the LOC135469014 gene encoding damage-control phosphatase ARMT1-like, with protein sequence MEEYGEEGVEDLKAIAGRMSKLKNEVQTNKHVIALEDDGSDTAIWNQYLDEETAKHREAPCWFKSAWLYVECYMYRRIKEAVHLSKLLKTLDVFCDQKRHGFVSSQASIITLVEHLKEVIPTLQWAEKNREVFQQYLEVCLWGNKCDLSISAGSENFQKTSPIQQLAMLKPHILRDDTEKLWEKLTTAQKANPGKVRLDIVLDNAGFELVTDLCLAEVLIAMGLVNTVHFHGKTMPWFVSDVTTDDWEWTVEQFHASNNATMSEFGRKWRKYLTDKTWVYKVHDFWCLPFDYSEMRMRSADLYKDLAQADAILLKGDLNYRKLVGDLNWDPATPFDTALRGFHPAPLCSLRALKADVVVGLKPEQAKEVESQDPKWMTNGNWSVICYSGLREA